The following proteins are encoded in a genomic region of Gossypium hirsutum isolate 1008001.06 chromosome D05, Gossypium_hirsutum_v2.1, whole genome shotgun sequence:
- the LOC107957846 gene encoding CBL-interacting serine/threonine-protein kinase 8 isoform X3 gives MVVRKVGKYEIGRTIGEGTFAKVKFAQNTETGESVAMKVLDRSTIIKHKMVDQIKREISIMKLVRHPYVVRLHEVIASRTRIYIILEFITGGELFDKLVHNGRFSEAEARRYFQQLIDGVEFCHSKGVYHRDLKPENLLLDSQGNLKISDFGLSALPEQGVSLLRTTCGTPNYVAPEVLSHKGYDGAVADVWSCGVILYVLMAGYLPFDELDLTTLYSKRITIEQIRSDEWFKKSYVPARLLEYEDINLDDVNAVFDDPEIDKEERGDEPSRNENMGPLNLNAFDLIILSQGLNLATLFDRGKDTMKHQTRFVSRKPARVVLSSMEVVAQSMGYKTHIRNYKMRVEGLSANKTSHFSVILEVFEVAPTFLMVDIQKAAGDAGDYLKFYKTFCSNLDDIIWKPPNESSKSRITKSKSKRR, from the exons ATGGTGGTCAGAAAAGTAGGGAAGTATGAGATTGGAAGAACAATCGGCGAAGGAACCTTCGCGAAGGTTAAGTTCGCGCAAAACACGGAGACCGGCGAAAGTGTTGCCATGAAAGTCCTCGATCGCAGCACCATTATCAAGCATAAAATGGTCGATCAG ATCAAAAGGGAGATATCTATAATGAAGCTTGTTAGACATCCTTACGTTGTTCGTTTGCACGAG gtTATAGCGAGTCGAACTAGGATTTATATCATCTTGGAGTTCATTACTGGTGGCGAATTATTCGATAAATTA GTTCATAATGGTCGTTTTAGTGAAGCTGAAGCTAGAAGATATTTCCAACAGCTTATTGATGGTGTGGAATTTTGCCATAGCAAGGGAGTCTACCACAGAGATTTGAAG CCTGAAAATCTTTTACTTGATTCCCAAGGAAATTTAAAGATTTCAGATTTTGGCCTTAGCGCGTTGCCAGAACAA GGAGTTAGCCTACTTCGGACCACGTGTGGAACTCCCAACTATGTAGCACCAGAG GTTCTTAGTCACAAGGGGTATGATGGTGCTGTGGCAGACGTCTGGTCTTGTGGGGTCATCCTTTATGTTCTGATGGCAGGTTATCTTCCATTTGATGAGCTTGATCTCACCACACTATACAGTAAG CGAATTACAATTGAGCAAATCAGGAGTGATGAGTGGTTTAAGAAGAGCTATGTTCCTGCCAGACTTCTCGAGTATGAAGATATTAACTTGGATGATGTAAATGCTGTTTTTGACGATCCCGAGATTGATAAG GAAGAAAGAGGTGATGAGCCATCAAGAAATGAGAATATGGGTCCTTTGAATCTTAATGCATTTGACTTGATCATTCTCTCTCAAGGCTTGAATCTTGCAACACTTTTTGACCGCGGGAAG GACACCATGAAGCACCAGACAAGATTTGTTTCACGGAAGCCAGCAAGGGTTGTTCTGTCTAGCATGGAAGTTGTTGCTCAATCAATGGGCTATAAGACACACATTCGCAATTATAAG ATGAGAGTTGAAGGCCTTTCAGCTAATAAGACTTCTCATTTTTCAGTTATCCTCGAA GTTTTCGAGGTTGCTCCCACGTTTTTGATGGTGGATATTCAAAAGGCAGCTGGTGATGCCGGGGACTACCTAAAG TTCTACAAGACATTTTGTAGCAACCTGGATGACATCATATGGAAACCACCTAACGAATCAAGCAAATCAAGGATCACAAAGTCCAAGAGTAAAAGACGTTGA
- the LOC107960678 gene encoding oligopeptide transporter 4, whose amino-acid sequence MRTMEIEATPKLDEEVVKEEGEMDESEVSPIEQVRLTVPDTDDPSLPVWTFRMWFLGLFSCALLSFLNQFFGYRTEPLVITQITVQVATLPIGRFMASALPATKFRIPGFGSKEFSLNPGPFNMKEHVLITIFANAGSGFGNGTVYAVSIVTIIKAFYGRSISFFSSWLLIMTTQVMGYGWAGILRKYVVEPAHMWWPSTLVQISLFTTLHEKEENKDGKRPIARVKFFVIALVCSFCWYVFPGYLFQTLQSISLACLVFPHSVTAHQIGSGMNGLGIGAFTLDWTTVASFLFSPLVSPFFAIVNVFIGYALIIYLVMPVSYWGLNLFNAKTFPIYSSDLFTAQGQEYNVSLIVNKKFEIDFPEYEKVGRVHMSTFFAITYGFGFATIAATVTHVALFYGREIYSRYQASSREKPDVHTRLMRNYKDIPSWWFYLLLTVSILLGLVLCIFFKKDVQMPWWGLLFAAALAFFFTLPISIITATTNQTPGLNIITEYLMGAILPGQPITNVCFKTYGYISMAQAVAFLSDFKLGHYMKIPPRSMFLVQFIGTMLAGTINLGVGWWLLSSVENICHKDLLPANSPWTCPGDKVFFDASVIWGLVGPKRIFGSLGEYSTLNWFFLGGLLGPVVVWLLHKAFPSQAWIPLINLPVLLGATGNMPPATPLNYTSWIIVGTIFNFFVFRYRKRWWQRYNYILSAALDAGTAFMTVLIYVALGVESKSLHWWGASPDVVPEHCDLATCPTAKGILVEGCPIF is encoded by the exons ATGAGAACTATGGAAATTGAAGCAACACCAAAACTAGATGAGGAGGTGGTGAAAGAGGAGGGTGAAATGGACGAAAGCGAGGTGTCTCCGATTGAACAAGTTCGTCTGACAGTGCCCGACACCGATGACCCTTCGCTCCCTGTATGGACTTTCCGTATGTGGTTCTTGGGTCTTTTCTCTTGCGCCCTCCTTTCCTTCCTGAACCAGTTTTTCGGCTACCGAACCGAGCCGCTCGTCATCACCCAAATCACCGTCCAGGTGGCCACTCTTCCCATCGGACGCTTCATGGCTTCGGCTCTTCCCGCCACTAAGTTTCGTATACCTGGGTTCGGTTCGAAGGAATTCTCGCTTAACCCCGGACCGTTTAACATGAAGGAGCATGTTCTAATAACGATATTTGCTAATGCTGGAAGTGGTTTTGGAAATGGTACTGTTTATGCTGTTAGTATTGTTACCATAATCAAGGCTTTTTATGGAAGGAGCATCTCTTTCTTCTCTAGTTGGCTTCTTATCATGACTACACAG GTTATGGGATATGGTTGGGCGGGGATACTGAGGAAGTATGTGGTGGAGCCGGCGCACATGTGGTGGCCCTCTACCCTTGTTCAAATTTCTCTCTTCAC GACTTTACATGAGAAGGAAGAAAATAAGGATGGCAAGCGCCCCATAGCACGAGTGAAATTCTTCGTGATAGCATTAGTGTGTAGCTTCTGCTGGTATGTTTTCCCAGGTTATCTCTTCCAAACCTTGCAAAGCATCTCTTTGGCTTGCTTGGTCTTCCCCCATTCGGTAACCGCCCACCAAATCGGCTCAGGCATGAATGGTCTCGGCATTGGGGCCTTCACACTTGACTGGACAACCGTTGCCTCTTTCTTGTTTAGCCCGCTTGTTTCGCCCTTCTTCGCCATTGTAAACGTCTTCATAGGATATGCCTTGATTATATACCTCGTGATGCCGGTATCTTACTGGGGGCTAAACCTATTCAACGCGAAAACATTTCCCATTTATTCATCGGACTTGTTCACCGCACAAGGTCAGGAGTATAACGTTTCGTTGATTGTTAACAAGAAGTTCGAGATCGATTTCCCAGAGTATGAGAAGGTAGGGAGGGTCCATATGAGCACTTTCTTCGCTATCACCTATGGATTTGGATTCGCTACTATTGCTGCCACCGTAACACATGTGGCCTTGTTCTATGGAAG GGAAATTTATAGTCGATATCAAGCTTCTTCAAGGGAAAAGCCTGATGTTCACACAAGACTGATGAGAAACTACAAAGACATACCTTCGTGGTGGTTTTATTTGCTCCTTACCGTCTCAATTCTTCTGGGCCTTGTACTCTGCATCTTCTTTAAAAAGGATGTTCAAATGCCTTGGTGGGGACTGTTATTTGCTGCTGCACTTGCCTTCTTTTTCACTTTGCCTATCAGCATTATAACAGCTACGACTAATCAA ACACCAGGGTTGAATATCATTACAGAGTATTTAATGGGAGCAATATTGCCTGGACAACCAATAACCAATGTTTGTTTTAAGACCTATGGGTACATTAGCATGGCTCAGGCTGTCGCTTTTCTTAGTGATTTCAAGCTCGGCCATTACATGAAAATTCCTCCACGATCAATGTTTCTGGTTCAG TTCATTGGAACCATGTTAGCCGGAACGATAAACCTTGGAGTGGGCTGGTGGCTTCTATCTTCCGTCGAGAACATATGCCATAAAGATCTTCTCCCAGCAAATAGTCCTTGGACATGCCCCGGCGATAAGGTCTTCTTCGATGCATCGGTCATCTGGGGTTTGGTTGGACCAAAACGAATTTTCGGCTCACTGGGGGAGTACTCAACTCTTAACTGGTTCTTCCTAGGAGGACTATTAGGACCAGTTGTAGTATGGCTGTTGCACAAGGCATTCCCCAGTCAGGCTTGGATTCCCCTTATCAATCTGCCAGTGCTTTTAGGCGCAACAGGCAACATGCCACCAGCAACCCCATTGAACTATACTTCCTGGATTATCGTTGGAACTATCTTCAACTTCTTTGTCTTCAGGTATCGAAAACGATGGTGGCAGAGGTATAATTACATTCTATCAGCAGCATTGGATGCAGGGACAGCATTCATGACAGTGCTGATTTACGTTGCACTGGGTGTTGAGAGTAAGAGTTTGCACTGGTGGGGTGCTAGTCCTGATGTTGTCCCGGAGCATTGTGATCTAGCAACTTGCCCTACCGCTAAGGGTATATTGGTTGAAGGGTGCCCAATATTTTAA
- the LOC107957846 gene encoding CBL-interacting serine/threonine-protein kinase 8 isoform X1 has product MVVRKVGKYEIGRTIGEGTFAKVKFAQNTETGESVAMKVLDRSTIIKHKMVDQIKREISIMKLVRHPYVVRLHEVIASRTRIYIILEFITGGELFDKLVHNGRFSEAEARRYFQQLIDGVEFCHSKGVYHRDLKPENLLLDSQGNLKISDFGLSALPEQGVSLLRTTCGTPNYVAPEVLSHKGYDGAVADVWSCGVILYVLMAGYLPFDELDLTTLYSKIERAEFSCPSWFPMGAKSLIHRILDPNPQTRITIEQIRSDEWFKKSYVPARLLEYEDINLDDVNAVFDDPEIDKEERGDEPSRNENMGPLNLNAFDLIILSQGLNLATLFDRGKDTMKHQTRFVSRKPARVVLSSMEVVAQSMGYKTHIRNYKMRVEGLSANKTSHFSVILEVFEVAPTFLMVDIQKAAGDAGDYLKFYKTFCSNLDDIIWKPPNESSKSRITKSKSKRR; this is encoded by the exons ATGGTGGTCAGAAAAGTAGGGAAGTATGAGATTGGAAGAACAATCGGCGAAGGAACCTTCGCGAAGGTTAAGTTCGCGCAAAACACGGAGACCGGCGAAAGTGTTGCCATGAAAGTCCTCGATCGCAGCACCATTATCAAGCATAAAATGGTCGATCAG ATCAAAAGGGAGATATCTATAATGAAGCTTGTTAGACATCCTTACGTTGTTCGTTTGCACGAG gtTATAGCGAGTCGAACTAGGATTTATATCATCTTGGAGTTCATTACTGGTGGCGAATTATTCGATAAATTA GTTCATAATGGTCGTTTTAGTGAAGCTGAAGCTAGAAGATATTTCCAACAGCTTATTGATGGTGTGGAATTTTGCCATAGCAAGGGAGTCTACCACAGAGATTTGAAG CCTGAAAATCTTTTACTTGATTCCCAAGGAAATTTAAAGATTTCAGATTTTGGCCTTAGCGCGTTGCCAGAACAA GGAGTTAGCCTACTTCGGACCACGTGTGGAACTCCCAACTATGTAGCACCAGAG GTTCTTAGTCACAAGGGGTATGATGGTGCTGTGGCAGACGTCTGGTCTTGTGGGGTCATCCTTTATGTTCTGATGGCAGGTTATCTTCCATTTGATGAGCTTGATCTCACCACACTATACAGTAAG ATTGAGAGAGCAGAGTTTTCTTGCCCTTCTTGGTTTCCTATGGGGGCAAAATCCTTGATTCATAGAATTCTAGATCCAAATCCTCAAACT CGAATTACAATTGAGCAAATCAGGAGTGATGAGTGGTTTAAGAAGAGCTATGTTCCTGCCAGACTTCTCGAGTATGAAGATATTAACTTGGATGATGTAAATGCTGTTTTTGACGATCCCGAGATTGATAAG GAAGAAAGAGGTGATGAGCCATCAAGAAATGAGAATATGGGTCCTTTGAATCTTAATGCATTTGACTTGATCATTCTCTCTCAAGGCTTGAATCTTGCAACACTTTTTGACCGCGGGAAG GACACCATGAAGCACCAGACAAGATTTGTTTCACGGAAGCCAGCAAGGGTTGTTCTGTCTAGCATGGAAGTTGTTGCTCAATCAATGGGCTATAAGACACACATTCGCAATTATAAG ATGAGAGTTGAAGGCCTTTCAGCTAATAAGACTTCTCATTTTTCAGTTATCCTCGAA GTTTTCGAGGTTGCTCCCACGTTTTTGATGGTGGATATTCAAAAGGCAGCTGGTGATGCCGGGGACTACCTAAAG TTCTACAAGACATTTTGTAGCAACCTGGATGACATCATATGGAAACCACCTAACGAATCAAGCAAATCAAGGATCACAAAGTCCAAGAGTAAAAGACGTTGA
- the LOC107957846 gene encoding CBL-interacting serine/threonine-protein kinase 8 isoform X2, giving the protein MVVRKVGKYEIGRTIGEGTFAKVKFAQNTETGESVAMKVLDRSTIIKHKMVDQIKREISIMKLVRHPYVVRLHEVHNGRFSEAEARRYFQQLIDGVEFCHSKGVYHRDLKPENLLLDSQGNLKISDFGLSALPEQGVSLLRTTCGTPNYVAPEVLSHKGYDGAVADVWSCGVILYVLMAGYLPFDELDLTTLYSKIERAEFSCPSWFPMGAKSLIHRILDPNPQTRITIEQIRSDEWFKKSYVPARLLEYEDINLDDVNAVFDDPEIDKEERGDEPSRNENMGPLNLNAFDLIILSQGLNLATLFDRGKDTMKHQTRFVSRKPARVVLSSMEVVAQSMGYKTHIRNYKMRVEGLSANKTSHFSVILEVFEVAPTFLMVDIQKAAGDAGDYLKFYKTFCSNLDDIIWKPPNESSKSRITKSKSKRR; this is encoded by the exons ATGGTGGTCAGAAAAGTAGGGAAGTATGAGATTGGAAGAACAATCGGCGAAGGAACCTTCGCGAAGGTTAAGTTCGCGCAAAACACGGAGACCGGCGAAAGTGTTGCCATGAAAGTCCTCGATCGCAGCACCATTATCAAGCATAAAATGGTCGATCAG ATCAAAAGGGAGATATCTATAATGAAGCTTGTTAGACATCCTTACGTTGTTCGTTTGCACGAG GTTCATAATGGTCGTTTTAGTGAAGCTGAAGCTAGAAGATATTTCCAACAGCTTATTGATGGTGTGGAATTTTGCCATAGCAAGGGAGTCTACCACAGAGATTTGAAG CCTGAAAATCTTTTACTTGATTCCCAAGGAAATTTAAAGATTTCAGATTTTGGCCTTAGCGCGTTGCCAGAACAA GGAGTTAGCCTACTTCGGACCACGTGTGGAACTCCCAACTATGTAGCACCAGAG GTTCTTAGTCACAAGGGGTATGATGGTGCTGTGGCAGACGTCTGGTCTTGTGGGGTCATCCTTTATGTTCTGATGGCAGGTTATCTTCCATTTGATGAGCTTGATCTCACCACACTATACAGTAAG ATTGAGAGAGCAGAGTTTTCTTGCCCTTCTTGGTTTCCTATGGGGGCAAAATCCTTGATTCATAGAATTCTAGATCCAAATCCTCAAACT CGAATTACAATTGAGCAAATCAGGAGTGATGAGTGGTTTAAGAAGAGCTATGTTCCTGCCAGACTTCTCGAGTATGAAGATATTAACTTGGATGATGTAAATGCTGTTTTTGACGATCCCGAGATTGATAAG GAAGAAAGAGGTGATGAGCCATCAAGAAATGAGAATATGGGTCCTTTGAATCTTAATGCATTTGACTTGATCATTCTCTCTCAAGGCTTGAATCTTGCAACACTTTTTGACCGCGGGAAG GACACCATGAAGCACCAGACAAGATTTGTTTCACGGAAGCCAGCAAGGGTTGTTCTGTCTAGCATGGAAGTTGTTGCTCAATCAATGGGCTATAAGACACACATTCGCAATTATAAG ATGAGAGTTGAAGGCCTTTCAGCTAATAAGACTTCTCATTTTTCAGTTATCCTCGAA GTTTTCGAGGTTGCTCCCACGTTTTTGATGGTGGATATTCAAAAGGCAGCTGGTGATGCCGGGGACTACCTAAAG TTCTACAAGACATTTTGTAGCAACCTGGATGACATCATATGGAAACCACCTAACGAATCAAGCAAATCAAGGATCACAAAGTCCAAGAGTAAAAGACGTTGA